A part of Cryptococcus decagattii chromosome 2, complete sequence genomic DNA contains:
- a CDS encoding ribosomal protein L32, producing the protein MAALQLTNRSLNAPFFSLRSFLPALHSSWSTPCEASSSSSTLSSSLVAPAPSTSSPSLSSLFPSFSLESLLELIPPFVWASVPKKKVSHSRKNMRAANKGLKNKTNLSLCPACGSIKLTHHVCPTCYSQISRRWKEEARNQLPSTLHSHP; encoded by the exons ATGGCCGCTCTACAGTTAACAAATCGTTCTTTGAACGCGCCTTTCTTCTCACTCCGCTCTTTCCTCCCTGCTCTTCACTCTTCGTGGTCAACTCCATGCGAGGcctcttcaagctcttccaCTCTTTCATCGTCCCTGGTTGCACCTGCTCCATCCACGTCCTCTCCCTCATTGTCATCGCTATTcccctctttttctctcgAATCCCTTCTCGAACTCATTCCTCCATTTGTGTGGGCCAGTGTACCAAAGAAAAAGGTTTCACATTCTAGGAAGAACATGAGAGCTGCGAACAAGGGATTGAAGAACAAGACAA ATTTGTCACTGTGCCCAGCTTGCGGTTCCATCAAGTTGACACATCATGTCTGCCCCACTTGCTACTCCCAAATATCTCGACG atggaaggaagaagctcgTAATCAACTCCCCTCCACccttcactctcatccaTGA
- a CDS encoding vacuolar-sorting protein SNF7, translating into MSGWMSYFTGRKDTRESARDAIVGLRQQLLMLEKKEEFLQKKIDEEMKKAKANATSNKRLAMAALRQKKAHENELDRIAGTRLTLETQVNAIESANLNAETMVAMKKGADALKGIHSNLTAEGVDATMDKIREQMDLTNEISDAISNPVGMGIVLDEDDLKEELDALEQEQLDDRLAGADRVPSHLPASPVGQTTGRVAMEEDEDDEEAQLRQLQAELAM; encoded by the exons ATGTCCGGCTGGATGTCCTATTTCACAGGTCGCAAAGACACTCGAGAATCAGCTCGAGATGCCATTGTCGGCCTACGCCAACAGTTATTGATGCtcgaaaagaaggaagagttcttgcagaagaagatcgaTGAGGAAATGAAGAAAGCGAAGGCTAATGCTACCAGCAATAAGAGAT TGGCTATGGCGGCTCTTAGACAGAAGAAGGCACACGAGAACGAACTTGATAGAATCGCTGGCACAAGATTGACTCTTGAAACTCAA GTGAACGCTATAGAATCAGCCAATTTGAATGCGGAGACAATGGTGGcaatgaagaagggtgcGGATGCTCTCAAGGGTATCCACAGCAATCT TACTGCCGAAGGTGTCGATGCCACAATGGATAAGATCAGGGAGCAAATGGACCTTACCAACGAGATTTCCGATGCCATTTCCAACCCCGTGGGCATGGGTATTGTTCTCGACGAG GATGATCTTAAAGAAGAACTGGACGCTCTCGAACAAGAACAGCTTGACGACCGGCTTGCGGGGGCAGACCGTGTGCCGAGTCACCTTCCTGCATCTCCCGTTGGGCAAACGACGGGCC GTGTCGcaatggaagaagacgaggacgacgaagaagccCAGCTTCGTCAGCTTCAGGCCGAGCTTGCCATGTAA
- a CDS encoding glycine dehydrogenase: protein MSVSILRRAARLPVSRQVQPLFARPLSTSSILFRPTSTSPARHSTTATQPHPKSPSESFHPAPTSVFTPLDTFLPRHLGPREADIQAMLEVLGHKTLDEFVATTIPSEVRIDELTNKEEKGKGVRALSELELRRRVEEIASMNKPVKSYIGMGYHNAIVPPVIQRNVFENPSWYTAYTPYSPEQSQGRLESLINFQTVAISLTGLPIANASLLDEATAAAEAMAMCLACIAKPKFNKGKKVFLVSPSVAPQTIEVLQTRASGFDIDLKVAESDAKFLSEVESLGEAQLMGALVQYPNVNGEIGDWEEVATKVKATGAKMVVATDLLALTMIKPPGEWGADIVCGNSQRFGVPAGYGGPHAAFFACTDDLKRRMPGRLVGLSKDSYGAPAYRLALQTREQHIRREKATSNVCTAQALLANMAAMYAVYHGPEGLRRIAGKVHSLTRVLSESLASRGFTTVNKTFFDTLTIDVSSAGVTAADVHAASVKAGINFRKIDDKTIGITLDESVGPLDLTDIVNVFCSVKGQPAIEPEVLDALSQKLEMSAESVTSPIATLARTTPFLTQPVFNKHHSETDMLRYMMHLQEKDYSLVHGMIPLGSCTMKLNSTSSMVPLSWKEFGGLHPFAPREQAKGYEVIIKELENDLSLVTGYDATSVQPNSGASGEYAGLRVIQAYHESKGEGHRDICLIPLSAHGTNPASAAMVGYKVVPIKALNDGSLDLADLREKAEKHKDKLAAFMVTYPSTFGVFEEGIEEACQIVHDNGGQVYVDGANCNSLIGLTSLGRVGGDVSHTNLHKTFSIPHGGGGPGVGPISCKSHLAPFLPSHPIVPTGGSTPITAVSAAPYGSASINTISWAYIKMLGGQGLTTVSKIALLNANYIAERLKPYYNLRFSNKNGRVAHECLIDLAEFEKSAGLRVPDFSKRLQDYSFHPPTAQWPISTCWLIEPTESESKEEMDRFIEALISIRKEIDEIVSGEQSKDNNVFTNAPHPLNLLTADKWDKPYSREKAVYPVPGLKKSKFWPTVGRLDDAGGDLNLVCECGSVEEYA from the exons ATGTCCGTGTCTATCCTGCGCAGGGCTGCACGACTGCCTGTCTCAAGGCAGGTCCAGCCTCTCTTTGCTCGCCCtctctcaacctcatccatcctcttccgtCCCACCTCCACATCTCCCGCCAGACATTCCACCACGGCTACCCAACCCCACCCTAAGTCACCGTCAGAGTCATTCCACCCTGCCCCTACTTCTGTTTTCACACCACTTGACACTTTCCTCCCTCGTCACCTCGGCCCACGCGAGGCTGACATTCAGGCCATGCTCGAGGTGCTCGGCCACAAGACTCTCGACGAGTTTGTGGCTACCACCATCCCAAGCGAGGTCAGAATCGATGAGCTCACAAacaaagaggagaagggcaagggtgTAAGGGCTTTGAGTGAGTTAGAattgaggaggagagtAGAGGAAATTGCTTCTATGAACAAGCCCGTCAAGAGTTACATTGGTATGGG CTACCATAACGCTATCGTCCCTCCAGTTATCCAGCGTAATGTCTTTGAAAACCCCTCGTGGTACACCGCCTACACCCCATACTCTCCTGAACAATCCCAGGGTCGATTGGAATCCTTAATCAACTTCCAGACTGTGGCCATCTCACTCACTGGCTTGCCCATCGCCAATGCTTCCCTACTTGATGAAGCTACTGCTGCCGCCGAAGCTATGGCCATGTGCCTTGCTTGTATCGCCAAGCCCAAGTTCAACAAGGGTAAAAAAGTGTTCCTCGTTTCCCCCAGTGTGGCCCCGCAAACTATCGAAGTTCTCCAGACCCGAGCGAGCGGTTTCGACATTGACCTCAAGGTCGCCGAGAGCGACGCCAAGTTCCTTTCTGAAGTTGAGAGTCTTGGTGAGGCCCAATTAATGGGTGCTTTGGTGCAGTACCCCAATGTGAACGGTGAGATTGGCGACTGGGAAGAAGTCGCGACCAAGGTCAAGGCCACAGGAGCGAAGATGGTTGTCGCAACTGATCTGCTCGCTTTGACCATGATCAAGCCTCCCGGAGAATGGGGTGCAGACATTGTCTGCGGTAACTCTCAGCGATTCG GTGTTCCTGCTGGTTACGGTGGTCCTCATGCCGCTTTCTTTGCCTGTACGGATGACCtcaagaggaggatgcCTGGACGACTCGTTGGTTTAAGCAAGGACTCTTACGGTGCTCCTGCCTACCGACTGGCTTTGCAGA CCCGAGAGCAGCACATTCGACGTGAGAAGGCCACTTCCAACGTGTGCACTGCCCAAGCTCTTCTCGCCAACATGGCCGCCATGTACGCCGTCTACCACGGGCCCGAAGGTCTTCGCCGAATTGCCGGCAAGGTCCATTCCCTCACCCGAGTCCTCTCTGAATCCCTTGCTTCCCGCGGCTTCACCACCGTCAACAAGACCTTCTTTGACACCCTTACCATTGACGTTTCTAGCGCCGGTGTAACCGCTGCCGACGTCCACGCCGCGTCGGTCAAGGCTGGTATCAACTTCCGAAAAATTGACGACAAGACTATCGGTATTACCCTTGACGAAAGTGTCGGTCCTCTTGATTTGACCGATATCGTCAACGTGTTTTGCTCTGTCAAGGGTCAGCCCGCCATTGAGCCCGAGGTCCTTGACGCCCTCTCTCAAAAGTTGGAGATGTCTGCCGAGAGTGTCACTTCCCCTATCGCTACTCTTGCCCGAACCACTCCCTTCCTTACCCAGCCCGTGTTCAACAAGCACCACTCCGAGACCGACATGCTTCGTTACATGATGCACCTCCAGGAGAAGGACTACTCTCTTGTCCACGGTATGATCCCTCTTGGATCTTGCACCATGAAGCTCAACTCGACTTCTTCCATGGTACCCCTCTCTTGGAAAGAGTTCGGCGGTTTGCACCCCTTTGCCCCTCGCGAGCAAGCCAAGGGCTACGAGGTGATTATCAAGGAGCTCGAAAACGACTTGTCCCTTGTCACCGGCTATGACGCGACCTCTGTGCAGCCCAACTCTGGTGCTTCAGGCGAGTATGCCGGTCTCCGCGTCATCCAGGCTTATCATGAGTCTAAGGGCGAGGGTCACCGAGACATTTGTCTCATCCCTCTTTCCGCCCACGGTACCAATCCCGCTAGTGCTGCCATGGTCGGGTACAAGGTCGTGCCCATCAAGGCCTTGAATGATGGATCTTTAGACTTGGCTGATTTGAGGGAGAAGGCGGAGAAGCACAAGGATAAGCTTGCCGCGTTCATGGTCACCTATCCTTCTACCTTTGGTGTGTTTGAGGAGGGTATTGAGGAAGCTTGTCAAATTGTGCATGACAATGGTGGTCAGGTTTACGTCGATG GCGCAAACTGTAACTCTCTCATTGGCTTGACATCCCTTGGTCGTGTCGGTGGTGATGTATCTCACACCAACCTCCACAAGACCTTCTCCATCCCTCACGGCGGTGGTGGTCCCGGTGTCGGCCCCATCTCTTGTAAATCCCACCTCGcccccttccttccctctcatccTATCGTCCCCACCGGTGGCTCTACCCCTATCACAGCCGTCTCTGCCGCTCCTTATGGTTCCGCGAGCATCAACACCATTTCCTGGGCGTACATCAAGATGCTCGGTGGTCAAGGTCTCACCACCGTCTCCAAGATTGCGCTCCTCAACGCCAACTATATTGCCGAACGTCTCAAGCCTTACTACAATCTGCGATTCTCGAACAAGAATGGTCGTGTCGCGCACGAGTGTTTGATTGATTTGGCAGAGTTTGAGAAGAGTGCTGGTTTGAGGGTGCCCGACTTTTCAAAGAGGTTGCAGGACTACAGTTTCCACCCTCCTACCGCTCAATGGCCCATCTCTACCTGTTGGTTGATTGAGCCTACAGAGTCGGAATccaaggaggagatggaccG ATTCATCGAAGCCCTCATTTCTATCCGAAAGGAAATTGACGAAATCGTCTCCGGTGAACAATCCAAGGACAACAACGTCTTCACGAATGCTCCTCATCCTTTGAACCTCCTGACCGCGGACAAGTGGGACAAGCCATACTCTAGGGAGAAGGCCGTCTACCCAGTTCCTggattgaagaagagcaagtTCTGGCCGACCGTGGGCAGGCTGGATGATGCCGGTGGAGATCTCAACCTGGTCTGTGAATGTGGCAGTGTTGAGGAATACGCTTAA